In Kineosporia sp. NBRC 101731, the DNA window ACGCCGTACAGCTCGCCCGTGCGCTCGGCCAGCATCCGGATCAGGTCACCGGTACGCAGGCCGGGCTCGCCGTCGAGGCCCGGGCGCAGGCTCGCGGCGGCCTCGGCGTCCAGCCGGCGCTCGAGGGCGCTGACCGGGAAGCCGTAGGGATCGGTCCGCGGGCCCAGCGGGTCGGTGACCAGACCCCGCCCGGGGGTGCGCGGCGTGTTCTCGGCCGGGCCGGTGCGTCGCTGGAACTTGCGCGGCCGGTCACCCAGGCGCTGCATGCGCCGGTTGGCCGCCATGTTGCCGCTCAGGTTGATGCTGCCGGTCTCCGGCGCCGGCGCGGGACGCCAGCGGCTGGGGGCGGCCTGACCGTCCGGACCGGCCGGCGCGGCCGGGTTCTGGTCACGCTGGGGGGTGGGCCGGTGCCCGGCCGGCGGCTGCTCGGAGAACGGGCGCACCACCGGCGAGGAGTACGACAGGCCGGCGACCTGTGAGGGAGTCACCTCGATCGCCTCGGTCTGCGGGCGGGGGGTCTGCGGGCGCGATCCCATCGGCCGGTTGCGGTCGTGCTGCGGGCTGCCGAGCCGCTCGAGCGACTGGGTCTGCTGCAGGCGGCGGGCCGCGATCTGCTGACCGAGCCGCCCCGTGCTGGGTGACAGCGGGCCGGTGGCCGGTGCGTTCGGTTCGGCGGGCGGCAGGGCCGGGGTCACCTTCGCCTCGGCCGCCTTCTGCACGGCCTTGGCCGCCGCGACGTCGGCCGGGCCCGGGGCCTGGCCGGCACCGGGCGGGACGGGGGCCTTCGCACTCGCCGGAGTCTCCACCGCAGCCGGTGGGCCGGCCTTCGCGGTGGTCTTTCCGGCCTTGCCGGGCCGGGGTGCGCCATCGGTGGGCGACGCGGCCGGGGCAACCGAAACGTCCACCATTGTCGGCTTTTCGGTAGGCGCAGGGATGGCGGGGACCCGCACGGTCTCCTCGTCGTCCGGAGAGGAGGGAGGAACCGGAGCCGCCGGCCGGGAGACCGGCATCGCTCCTGTCGGCTCGACGATGAACTCGTCCGGGTCGCCGTCGAGCAGTACCCCCACCCCACGGTGCAGCGCCTGCCGGGTGATCGGCAGTGGCACCACGTGGACACCCTCGACCTGCTGCGCCTCGACCTGCTCCCACTCCGGCTGGTAGCCGGAGACCAGCATGACCGGGATGGCCTGCTCGTCCTCACGCAGAGAATTGACCGTGTTGACGGCGAGCACCGGGTCGCCCACGTCGAGCACGAGCACGTCGAACCCCTCGACCTGGGGCAGGTGCTGCTCCAGGTCGTCGGCCGAGCGCTCGTCCACCTCATGCAGATCGGTGAGCCGCATCCCGAGCGCGAGGGAACGGGAGATGATCAGCAGTCGCGCCATCCGCCCTCACATACCTCGGAACTGTTCGAAGATCTTGATCCCGGCCGGGCCCATGACCACGATAAACAAGGCCGGCAGAATGCAGAAAATCAGGGGGAAGAGAATCTTGACCGGCACCTGCTGTGCCTTCTCCTCTGCCCGCTGGCTTCTCTTCACTCTCATCTCCTTCGACTGCACTCGCAGCACTCCGGCGACGGGGATCCCAAACGTATCGGCCTGAACCATAGCGGCGACGAAGATCCGCAGTTCCTCGACGTCCGTGCGATCGGCCAGAGCCCTCAACGCGGCCAGCCTTCCGGTGCCCAGCTGCATCTCCTGGAGCACGCGGAAGAGCTCTTTCGCCAGCGGCCCGTCACTGCTGCGGGCGACCTGCGCGAGCGCGGCATCAAAGGCCAGACCTGCTTCGACGGAGATCGTGAGCAGGTCGATCGCGTCGGGAAGTTCTCGCCGGACGAGCTCCGTGCGGTCGTACCCGACCTGATAGATCCACAACGTGGGAGCGAACCAGCTGAGAGCTGAGAGCCCGCTGAATGTGAGCAGCATCCCACGGGGCCCTGCTCCGAACAGGGGAGGAATGACCAGCCCCAGTAATGCACCGGTCACAAGTCCCAGGGCCTTCAGTCCTAACACCCGGTCGACATCCCATCCCGGGGGGTTACCGGCCAGGTCCAGACGGACCCGGATCCGCTCGATCCGGCTGTCGGTGGTCAGCTTCCGTCCCGCCCCCGCGAACCGCCGGACGAGCGGCGCGACGACCCGCTCGGTGAAGGGCACCTCGAGCTCGGTCCGGCGCAACGGCACCGGCACCGCCCGGAACTTCTCCAGCAGGGCCCGCCGGATGCGGGCGTCGCGGCGCTGCTCACCCGTCAGCAGCAGCACGGCGAAGACCCCGGCCAGACCGGCGAGCAGGATGACCAGACCGGTTCCGGGCAGCATCAGCAGCGTCACACGTCCACCCGGATCACCTTGGACATCCAGAACCCGCCGACGGCCAGCGAGAACACCCCGAACCCGAGCAGCAGGAGGCCCAGCGAGGTGCTGAACAACGGGTCGATGTACTCCGGCCGGGCCACCATCAGGTAGAGGGCGAAGACCACCGGCAGTGCGGCCAGGATGATCCCCGAGAGCTTGCCCTCGGCCGACAGAGCCGCCACCTGACGGCGCAGACGCTCGCGTTCACGCAGGGTCTCCGCGACCGAGCCGAGCAGCTCGGCCAGGTTGCCGCCGACCTCGCGCTGGATCCGGATGGCCATGACCACCCAGGAGAAGTCCCGGCTGTTCGTGCGGGCGGCGATCCCGTCCAGCGCATCCTCGGCCGGCATCCCCAGCCGGGTCTCGATCAGGGCCCGGCTGAACTCGCCGCGGATCGGCGCGTGCGACTCGCGCACCACCGAGTCGATGGCCTGCGGGAGCGAGTAACCCACGGCCAGGCTGCCGGCCAGCAGTTGCAGGGTGTCGGGCAGCTGGGCCAGGAACCGGGCCTCGCGCCGGGCCTTCGCCGCCAGCAGCACGCCCCACGGCACGATCAGGCCGAGCAGCAGGCCGGCCACGGCGGCGGCCGGGCGGCCCCGGGCGATCACGGCGAGCAGCAGCGCGGTACCGACCGCGGCGCTGACGTGCAGCAGCATCCACTCACCGGTGCGCAGGGGCAGACCGGCCGACTCCAGCCGGGCGTCCAGCGCGCGGTCGACCCGGCCGGTGCGGGCCACGCGGTTCATCAGCCCGACCGCCGAACGGGTCAGCGGGCCGTCGCCCAGACCGGACGAGCCGGACGGAGGGCCGTCACCGGTGGGCGCCGGTCCCGGCCGGCGCGAGGTCGCCGAGTAGGCCGAGATCCGCCGCAGCACCTCCGTCTCCTGCCGGCCGGCGCCGGTCAGGGCGCCGATGGTCAGGAAGATCAGGAGGGCGAGGGCGGCGAAGAGCAGCAGCAGACCGGTGAGCATCATGGGGCGTCCCCCATGAAGGCGCCCAGGTCGAGGTGGACGCCCGAGCGGGACAACTTCTCCCGGAAGGCCGGGAGCACACCGGTCCAGCGCAGGCCGCCGACGGCGTAGTCGTACCGGAACAGGTCCTGCAGGATGATCATGTCGTTCTCCAGGCCTGTCACCTCGGCCACCGCGGTGATGCGGCGGGTGCCGTCGGGGAAACGGGCCTGCTGCACGATCAGGTCGATCGCGCTCGACACCTGCTCGCGGATCGCCTTGACCGGCAGATCCATCCCGGCCATCAGCACCATCGTCTCGACCCGGGACAGCACGTCGCGCGGGGTGTTGGCGTGCACCGTGCAGATCGAGCCGTCGTGGCCCACGTTCATCGCCTGCAGCATGTCGAGCGCGGCGGCGTCGCGGATCTCGCCGACGATGATCCGGTCGGGCCGCATCCGCAGCGCGTTACGCACCAGCTGGCGGATCGAGATCTCGCCCTTGCCCTCGATGTTCGGGGGTCGTGACTCCAGGCGCAGCACGTGGTCCTGATGCAGTTGCAGCTCCGCCGCGTCTTCGATCGTGACCACCCGCTCGGTCTGCGGGATGAAGCCCGACAGCACGTTCAGCGTGGTGGTCTTGCCCGCCCCGGTGCCGCCGCTGACCAGGATGTTCAGCCGGCCGCGCACACACGTCGCGAGCACCCCGGCGACCTCCTGCGACAGCGTGCCGAACTGGATCAGGTCGTCCACCTCGAAGGGGTCGGCCGCGAACTTGCGGATCGTCAGCAGCGACCCGTCCACCGCCAGCGGCGGGATGATCGCGTTGACCCGGCTGCCGTCCTGCAGCCGCGCGTCTACCATCGGGCTCGCCTCGTCGACCCGCCGCCCGACCCGCCCGACGATCTTGTCGATGGTCCGCCGAAGGTGCGCCTCGTCGGCGAAACGGCCGTCCACCGGGAAGATCTGGCCCCGCCGCTCGACATAGATCTGGTCCGGCCCGTTGACCATGATCTCGGTGATCTCCGGGTCGCGCAGGTAGGGCTCGACCGGGCCGTACCCCAGGATGTCGTCGGCGATCTCCTGCGCGATGCGGGCGCGGTCGGCCACCGTCAGCGGGATCTGCCCGGCCTGCAGCACCTCCTGCAGCGTGGCCCGCACCCGCTGCTCCAGCTCGGGCTGACTCAGCCGGGAGTCGTAGAGTTTCGGGCCCAGACTCTCCAGCAGCGTGACGTGCACGGTGCGGCGCAGGTCGGCGAACGGGTCGGCGCGCCGGCGCGGACGTGGTGCCGACGGCCTGGACGTCCGACCGGCGGAGGTCAGATCGGTGCGCTCCAGCCGGGCCTGGGCGAGACGGTCGGCCAGGCTCATCGCAGGAACCGGCGCCGTCGGGGTCGCTGACGCCGCTGGGCCCCGACCCCGATCACCTCGTCCTGCGCGAACTGGGCGATCGCCTGGCTGACGGGGTGGCGGGGGTCGTCCTGCACGATCGGCACACCCCGGTTCACCGACGCCGGTACGTCGCGTGAGCTGGGGATCTGCCCGGCCAGGGGCATCACCGCGGTTTTCTCCACCTCGGCGTGGGAGATGCCCACCCGGGAGTCGGAGCGGTTCAGCACCAGCCGCAGCCGGTCGCGGGGGTAGCCCAGTTCGATCAGGGTCTCCACGGTGATCTTCAGCGTCTTCAGGGCCGGCACGTCGGGGGTGACGATCAGGGTGATCAGGTCGGAGACATCGAGGGCCGCCAGCACCTGGTCGTCGAACGCGGGTGGGGTGTCGACCACGATGTAGTCGAACTCGTCGCGCAGCACGTCGAGCAGGTGCGCAATGAGTTTCGGCGGAATCGACTCCGCGGTGCCCGGTTCGGTCGGCGCCACGATCGCGCTGAGCCCGGCCGAATGCTGGGTGAGGATCGCCGCGACCGCCGAGGAGTCGATGTCACCGCCCAGGGGAACCGCGTCGGCAATGGTGTGGGCCGGGAACAGCTGCATCGCGATGGCGACGTCGCCGAAGGCCAGGTCGAGGTCGACCACACAGACCTGACGATGACCCCGGTCGGCCAGCGTGGCCGCGAGATTGACCGCCAGCATGGTCTTCCCGGAGCCACCCTTGGCCGCGAACACCGTCAGCACGCGTCCGCGCCGGGTGCCCGCCTTCTCCGGGAACGGCTGCTCGGGCCCGGGGGAGCGATTCAGGCTGCGCCGGACCTCGGTGCGCAGTTGCCGGTTGTCGCGGTGGTCGACCACCGCGGACATCCGCGCGCGCAGTGCCTCCTGCAGCAGCGGGGTGGTGATCTCGTGCCGCACCAGAATGATCTCCACCCCCGGCCGGTGGGCCCGGGTGAAGTGCGCGACCTCGAACGCCTCGTCGTCGGCCAGGTCGGGACCGAGCACCAGGGTGTCGTCGTCGGACATCGTCTCCACGTGGTCGCGCAGGTCCACGATCTCGCTGAACACCGGCCCGGTGCTGCCGCTGTCGACGGCCAGCGCGCCGGCGACCGGGGGTTGCGGGTCGAAGAAGACCGCGGTGCCGCGCATCAGCCGTCCCCGTCGTCGGGGGTCACGTCGGTGCTCGGGATGACCGCGAAGTAGAGCAGTTGCTGGCGCCCCACGGCCGCGATGATGGCCTGCGCCACCTTCGGGCCCACCGACAGGCCGACGACCGAGGAGGGCACGGTGCCGGAGCCGACGCTGTTCGTCCCGTCCGGCCCGGCGGCACCCGACTCCCGCAGCGCGCCGCCGATCGAGATCACCCGGGCCTGCCGGACCAGTTGCCGGGCCTGCCCGGCGGTGTCCAGGTAGTAGATGCGCACCCTCGAGCCGATGCCGAGCAGGCTGATGGCCCGGTTGGGATCCTGCAGCAGTACATCGACGCCGAGTTCGCCCTGATGGATGGCGGCTTCGGCCTGGGCCCCCGGTCGCCCGAGGACGCGGGTGTCGAGCGTGGTGCCCTCGAGGATGTCGGCCAGGGCGGCCCGCCCGGTCGCCGCGTCCAGATCGGTGACGCTCGTGGTGGGCTCGTCGCGCACGCGCATCTCCCGCGTGGTCAGATCGCCGGCGGCGATCGTGGTGCCCTGCGGGATCTTCCGGGCCGCGACCAGGTAGAGCGCGGTGGCCTCGTCGCCGGCCGCGCGTTCGTCCGCCTGCCGCACGTAGACCGCGACCATGGCGGTGCCGACCGCGGCCAGCAGGACGGACGTGATCAGGAGAAGCGTGCGTCGTCCCATCCCTGCCCGTCCCGTCGTTTCTGTTCGTCAGGATGGCATTCTGTCGCATCCCGGTGGCGTGGAGTGGTGGTTCGGTGATGTTCCGATGGTGACGTTCACCCCGGGCTGATGTCCAAATCTGCTGTCAGGAGCGCTTCTTTGGGCATACCGGAACCCAGGTAGGGCCCCACCGTGCCCGAGCCGGACACTACGGCCGGGAGGTATCCGGGATCGATCACGTACCCCTCCAGTCCCGCGAGATGCCCCTGGTACCAGAGAAGTCCCCGGCCGGGAGAGTCGCCGTCGATCCAGATGTACCGGAAAGACGTTATTGTCTTTTTGTTTTCGTCGTCCATGACCGGGAGTACGGCCAGCCGGTGGCTGCGCACGGCTGCTGCGGTGATCCAGCCCCGCTCGGTGGGCTGCGCGGTGCTGCCGTGTTGCAGAAGAGTCTTGAGGGATGACCCGCTCCCGTACCGCTGGTCGAGCAGATGAGTGCTCGTGAACAGGTCGGTAGCGTCCACTCCCGGGTAGCCGTTCGTGGTCAGGGTGCCGTGGCCGGTGTCGCCGATGAGGCGACCCGGCCGGTTGCCCTCGCTCTGGAGCATGCCCTTCGTCAGTGCGTCCGACATCTCCGGGGTGGAGGTGAGGTTCAGGAGGCTGTCGAGCATCGGAGGAGAGGATCCCGAGCGGATGCTCCGCTCGAGATCACCGACGTCGAGGGTCGGGAGCGGACTGTCACAGGTGATCAGGTCGGTCGCGGGCGGGGTGCCCGCGTAGGTGAGGGTGAGAGGTGTGGTGGTGAAAGGGGTGGAACGACCTCGGCGCCCCTGGGCCCGGATCTCCACCGTGGACCCGGGCCGGCCCGGTGGGAGGGCGAGCCGGTAGGTGTGCCATCCGGTGTGGACCGCGGAGATCGAGCGTTCGGTGCCATCAGGTGTCTTCCATCGAAAACTCACGCCACGCAAGCGTGACCAGAAGCTGGAGCTCAGGGTGACGGATGCGTCGGCGCCGGCGACCGGAACACCGTCGGGGAAGACGGTGTTCAGGGTGAGGCGAACGGGGAACGAGGTGCGGGCCGACGTTGCGAGGCCGGCGGGTTTCCCGGTGGAGGCGGGCTCTGTGGTGACGCAGAAGGTGCCCCGGGCCACGTCGTCCGCCGTGAGGGCGAAGGGCAACAGGCCCGAGCCGAGGGGTGTGCCGACGCGGGCCGCGGCCGAGCGCTGGATCTTCGCCGCATCGAAACCGAGCACCCCGGCCAGGCCGAACTGCACGGTGACGGGCGGAAGCAGGACGCGGAGTGCCTGACTCGGGGTGGCCAGGTCACCCACCGCGTCCGAGGCCGTGACCACGCCGTCCGCGTCGGGGTCGGCGAAGAAGGTGAGTTCGCCGTTGGAGGGGTCTGCGTCGGTCCACCGGGCCGCAGTGATGCCGCCCGGCGGGCACAGATCACCGGTCTCCTCGCCGGAGGCGCAGACGGCCGCCAGGGTGGTGGTGAGCTGATCGATCGCCCCCTCCGGCTCGTCGATCGCCGGCAGCCCTTTGGCCCCCGCGAGGGCCAGACGGTCGGCCAGCGACTGCAGATCGTTCTCCCGCAGGTGGGCCTGGCCCAGGTCGACCGCCAGGGCCGCGACACCGAGCAGGAACGTGGAGACGGCCAGCGTGACCACGATCGCGATCACCCCCGCGTCGGGCCGGGGATCGTGGAGGACCGGCATGAGCGTCAGCTTCCGCAGCCGGTGAGGTCGGCGCTCAGCACACTCTGCACGGTCGCGGTGGAGCTGCGCGTGATGGTGCTGGGAAACGGGATCAGGGGGATGCCGATGTCGAACGGCGTGTAGGTGGCCGTGACGCGCACCTGACCGAGGATCCGCTCGGGAACGGTGGTGACCGTGCTGTCGTCGCGCAGCCATTCCAGCTGCACGTCGCTGACATCGGCCGGGCTGAGCCCGTTCTCGCTGACCTCCCGGGTGAGGAGGCGATCGAGGGCGGCGCAGTCGCTGATGCCGGTGGACGCGTCGCGGCTGGCGCCGTCGAGCGCGGCACCGAACGACTGGAGTTGGAAAAGCCCATAGCCGTACTGGATCACGCCGAACAGGAACAGCATGAGAAGTGGTAGCAGCAGGGCGAATTCAACGGCGACGGCACCCGGGTCGGCCGCGTCCCACCGATCGCCGGGCGCGGTTCTGGCGCTTGGTGGTTCTGTGAGGCGCACCACGACCCTCCCAACCTGATCCACGCTCACTGTGCGCAGTCTTCCGGTGTCGGACAGTCTGCACCATCTGCGGAGTAGTCCGGGCAGTACTGCCGGGATCGGTGGGGCTTGTGTCACCTTTGTGGGGGACTGTGACTCGATTTCGCTGAACGGAAAGGGGTTTTCCCCTGGGTTCGGCCCGGGCGGAGACCGCGTCGACCGGCCCTCGGATCATGAACCTGCGACGGCGGAGAACGGCGGAGGACGCCGCCCGGGTGAGGCGGCGCGCCCACGGCGAGGTCAGGAGTAGAGCGCGTCCAGGTCGGTCGAGAAGTCCTTCAGGATGACGGCGCGCTTCAGACTCTGCTTGGGAGTGAGGTGCCCCGACTCCTCGGTCAGGTCGACGGTGAGAACCCGGAACTTCCGCACCGACTCGGCCCGGCTGACCAGGCCGTTGGCCTTGTCCACGGCACTCTGCAGCTCGGCCAGCACGTCCGGGTCCTTGGCCGCCGCGGCAATGTCGAGCTCGGGCTTGCCGCGGTTCGTCAGCCAGGTCGGCAGCATCTCCTCGTCGAGGGTGATGAGGGCGCCGATGAACGGCTTCTGGTCACCGACGACGATGCACTGCGAGATCAGCGGGTTGCTGCGCATCGCGTCTTCCAGCACGGTGGGGATGACGTTCTTGCCGTTGGCGGTCACGATCATCTCCTTCTTCCGGCCGGTGATGGACAAGAAGCCGTCGGCGTCGAGCGCGCCCAGGTCGCCGGTGCCGAACCAGCCGTCGTGCAGCGCGTCCGACGTGGCCTGCGGGTTGTTCGCGTAGCCGTGCATCACACCGACGCCGAACGCCTCGATCTCGCCGTCGTCACCGATGCGGACACCCATGCCCGGCAGAGGACGCCCGACGGTGCCGATCCGGTTCTCGGCCGGGGTGTTGCAGCTGACCGGTGCGGTGGTCTCGGTCAGGCCCCAGCCCTCGAGCACGGGCATGCCGATACCGCGGAAGAAGTGACTGAGGTCTTTGCCCAGGGGGGCGCCGCCGGAGACCGAGGCCCGCAGTGTGCCGCCGGTGGCCGCGCGCAGCTTGGCGTAGACCAGCCGGTCGAAGACCGTGTGCTGCAGCTTCAGGCCCAGGCCGGGACCGGAGGCGTCGAGGGCCTGGCTGTAGCTGATCGCGACCCGGGCCGCACGGGCGAAGACCTTGCCCCGGCCCGATCCCATCGCCCGGGCCTCGGCGCCGTTGTAGATCTTCTCGAACACCCGGGGCACGGCCAGCAGGAAGGTCGGCTTGAAACCGTCCAGGTCGGAGAGCAGGTTCGAGGTGGTCGGCGTGTGGCCCATGGTGGCGCCGGTGACCAGGCACAGCGCCTGGATGTACCGGGCGAAGACATGGGCCAGCGGCAGGAACAGCAGGGTGCTGGCGCGGTGGTCGACCAGGTCGCCGAAGGCCTCCAGGGCCGCGCGGCCGCCGGCCACGAAGTTGCCGTGGGTGAGCTCGCAGCCCTTGGGGCGGCCGGTGGTGCCGGAGGTGTAGATCAGCGTCAGCACCGTGTCCAGGCGCGCGAGGTGGCGGCGCTCGTGGATCACGTCGTCATGGATGTCCGCGCCCAGCTCGGCGAGGGTCGTGACCGCACCGTCGTCGATGGTCAGCACCTCGCGCAGGGCGGTGAGACCCTCGCGCAGCTGCCCCACGGTCTCGCGGTGCGCCGCGGTTTCCACCACCACCGCGACCGCGCCGGAGTCGGACAGGATCCAGCGCACCTGCTCGGGCGACGAGGTTTCGTACACCGGCACGCTGACGGCGCCCGCGAACCAGATGGCCACGTCGAGCAGCGTCCACTCGTAACGGGTACGGGCCATCAGGGCGACCCGGTCGCCGGGCTGCACCCCCAGCGAGACCAGGCCCTTGGCCGAGGCGACCACCTCACCGAGGAACTCGGCGGACGTCACGTCCTGCCAGGCGCCGGCGACGTGACGGCGGAACGCCACGTGGGTGGGCTGCCGTTCGGCGTTGCCCACCACGACGTCGCAGAGGTTCTCCTCGTCGTCGAGGTGGAACTGCCGGGGGACAATGATCTCTCGCACGCGCCGAGCCTATGCTGCGCGTCCGGTTTATTCCGAGTCCTGATCGGGGTTTCTCGGCGACCGCACGGCGCAAACCGGGTCGAAGGTCCGCGAACGGTACGTGGCTGAGGGTCTCTGCACGTCGTTACCGGGCCGTTGGATCACTCTCCCGGCTCAAGCCACCGGCGCCGGTCGCCGAGGTAGTCGCCGTGACCGCCTCCCCACCTCCGCCGCAGACGACCGGCGGCCCGCTGCGCTGCCGCGAGTGCGGTGCCCGGCTCACGCCGGGGGTCGAGTGGTGCTCGCTGTGCCTGACCCCCACGGCCGTACCCGTCGAGCCGGTGGGCGCGGTGCGTGAGGACGATGTGGAGAGCGGTCCCGAGGGCGCGGCTGACGGGGTGGCCGGGAACGTGGCCGGGAACGTGGCCGGATCCGGACCTGCGGCCGGTGAGGTGGTGTGGCCCTCGGACCGGCGCAAAGGACGGCACGTACGCGATCCCGGACCCGGTGAGGAACCCGGGGAACTGGTGGCCGGGCTGGCCCGGGACGAGTCGGCGAACCGGCCGGCCGTGGCCGTGATGAAGGCCCACCTGGCGCTCGGTCAGTTGCCGGGAGGTAAATACGCGATCGCGTTCGGCGGCGGTCTCCTGCTGCTCGTGCTCCTGGTGGCCGGGCTGACATTGCTGGGGTTGCTGGTCTGAAACAGCTCTGACACAGGTGCGACCGTGCGCGGCGGTGCTGGTGTGAGTTGGGCGGTAACGTTCAGAACCACCCCTCCCGATCAGCAGTCAGAGCCAGAGAAGGGCCCACATGGCCGACCAGACCGAGTCGAGCGTCGTCATCGACTCACAGCCGGGGGACGTCCTCGGCGTCATCGCCGACTTCGAGCGCTATCCCGAATGGACCGGCGCGGTGAAGGAGGTCGAGGTGCTCGACCGGCTGCCCGACGGCCGGGCCGCCAAGGTGCGGTTCATCCTCGACGCGGGCGCGGTGCGTGACACCTACTCCCTCGACTACACCTGGGACGTCAAGGACGACGGCACCGGCGAACTGTCCTGGAAGCTCGACCAGTCCGGCGTGATGAAGGCCATGGACGGCAGCTACCGGCTCACGCCGACCCCGGCCGGCACCCAGGTCACCTACTGCCTGGCCATCGACCTGCGGATCCCGATGCTGGGCATGCTGCGCCGCAAGGCCGAGAAGACGATCATCGACACGGCCCTCCAGGAGCTCAAGAAGCACGTGGAGTCCTGACCGGTGCGTCTCGTGGTGTTCACCGGTAGAGGTGGGGTGGGGAAGACCACGACGGCCGCCGCGACCGCGGCCCACGCGGCCTCCCGGGGTGTGAAAACCCTGGTGATGTCCGCAGATCCGGCGCCCGCGCTGGCCGACCAGCTGGGTCTGTCCCTCGGCCCGCAGCCGTCCGAGGTGGGCGCCGGGCTGTTCGCGTCACAGATGGATCCGCACCGGTTGGCGCAGCGGTTCTGGGAATCCGCCCGGCGCCCGGCCCTCGACGCCCTGGACGATCTGGGCGTCGACCCGCTCGCCGCCGAGGACCTCGCCGACCTGCCCGGCCTGGACGACCTGCTCGCCCTGCTGGCCGTGCGTGAGGAGACCCGGGACGGGCCCTGGGACCTGGTCGTCGTCGACTGTGCGCCCTCCGCCGCGGCCTTCCGCCTGCTCGCGACGCCCGGCCGGCTCGGCCGCCTGCTGGCCCGGCTGCTGCCGATGGAACGGCGACTCGACCGGCTCAGCGCCCGGGGCATGGCGGGCGACCCACTGGTGGACGCCGTCGACCGGTTCGCCGGGGAACTGGCCGGCCTGCGCTCGATGCTCACGGACGGGAGTACCTCGGTACGGCTGGTGATGACCCCCGAGGCGAGTGCCCTGACCCAGACCCGGCGCCTGTTCACCGCCCTGACGATGTCCGGGTTCCCGGTCGACGCCGTGGTGGTGAACCGGATCTTCCCGACGGGCCCACCCGCGTCCTCCATGGACCTGTTGATGGACCAGCCGATGGGCTGGCAGAACACCTGGCGGCGCTCGCAGGAGGCCGTGCTGGCCGACATCGTCTCGTCGTTCGAGCCGGTTCCGGTGCTGCGGATGACCTACGCGCCCGCCGAGCCACAAGGGCTGGAGCAGCTCGCCGATCTGGGGCTGGAACTCTACGGGAACCAGCCGGGCCCGGTCCGGCCCGGTCCGCTGCCGCCCCGGGTGGAACGGACCGACACCGGCTTCAGCCTGTCTCTGGCGATGCCGCTGGCCCGCCGGGAGACGCTCGACCTGGGGCGCCGGGGCGACGACCTGGTCGTCACCGCCGACGGCTACCGGCAGGTGCTGCCACTTCCGGGAGTACTGCGCCGCTGCCGGGTCGAGAACGCCACCTTGCGCGAGGGGACGCTGGCGGTCGCGTTCGTGCCCGATCCCGCGCAGTTCCCGTCCCGATGGATGTAAATGGACGTAAATGGACGTGAAGGGATGGATCGGACCGTGAGTCATCGCCACCTCGATCCCGGCCCTCTCACCGCCGGGCTGCCCGCCGGATGGGCGCAGGACGCCGGTCAGGCCCTCACCGCCCTCCAGGATGCACTGGCCTCCGACGACAGCTGCCCGGTCTGCCGGGGCGCGACCCTGGTCCGTGAGCACGGTCCCGGCCTGCTCGACCGGGTCTCGACGCTGACGGCCGCACTCGCGCAGGCCCTGCGCGAGGCCGCCCCGGACGAGCGTTCTACCGGCGTTCCGGGAGAAACTGGACCGACGGACGATCGGCAGGAGGGTGTTCGGGGGACCGCGCCCACCCACCGACCGGAGCCGCCCACTACCGTTCGGATCGACGTCTCGGACTGAGTGCCGGCACCGCCGGCACCGACGGCACTGATAGCACTGACAGCACTGACCGTCCCGGGGAGACCGGGACCCGCACTGAACAAGGGGTATCCGATCGTGGAACTGACCATCGGGGTGGACGTCGGCGGAACGAAGATCGCCGCCGGTGTCGTGGACGCCGACGGGCGGATTCTCGAGCGGCTGCGTGTACCGACCCCGGAGGGCGTCGACGCGATCGA includes these proteins:
- a CDS encoding type II secretion system F family protein: MTLLMLPGTGLVILLAGLAGVFAVLLLTGEQRRDARIRRALLEKFRAVPVPLRRTELEVPFTERVVAPLVRRFAGAGRKLTTDSRIERIRVRLDLAGNPPGWDVDRVLGLKALGLVTGALLGLVIPPLFGAGPRGMLLTFSGLSALSWFAPTLWIYQVGYDRTELVRRELPDAIDLLTISVEAGLAFDAALAQVARSSDGPLAKELFRVLQEMQLGTGRLAALRALADRTDVEELRIFVAAMVQADTFGIPVAGVLRVQSKEMRVKRSQRAEEKAQQVPVKILFPLIFCILPALFIVVMGPAGIKIFEQFRGM
- a CDS encoding type II secretion system F family protein; protein product: MMLTGLLLLFAALALLIFLTIGALTGAGRQETEVLRRISAYSATSRRPGPAPTGDGPPSGSSGLGDGPLTRSAVGLMNRVARTGRVDRALDARLESAGLPLRTGEWMLLHVSAAVGTALLLAVIARGRPAAAVAGLLLGLIVPWGVLLAAKARREARFLAQLPDTLQLLAGSLAVGYSLPQAIDSVVRESHAPIRGEFSRALIETRLGMPAEDALDGIAARTNSRDFSWVVMAIRIQREVGGNLAELLGSVAETLRERERLRRQVAALSAEGKLSGIILAALPVVFALYLMVARPEYIDPLFSTSLGLLLLGFGVFSLAVGGFWMSKVIRVDV
- a CDS encoding CpaF family protein; this translates as MSLADRLAQARLERTDLTSAGRTSRPSAPRPRRRADPFADLRRTVHVTLLESLGPKLYDSRLSQPELEQRVRATLQEVLQAGQIPLTVADRARIAQEIADDILGYGPVEPYLRDPEITEIMVNGPDQIYVERRGQIFPVDGRFADEAHLRRTIDKIVGRVGRRVDEASPMVDARLQDGSRVNAIIPPLAVDGSLLTIRKFAADPFEVDDLIQFGTLSQEVAGVLATCVRGRLNILVSGGTGAGKTTTLNVLSGFIPQTERVVTIEDAAELQLHQDHVLRLESRPPNIEGKGEISIRQLVRNALRMRPDRIIVGEIRDAAALDMLQAMNVGHDGSICTVHANTPRDVLSRVETMVLMAGMDLPVKAIREQVSSAIDLIVQQARFPDGTRRITAVAEVTGLENDMIILQDLFRYDYAVGGLRWTGVLPAFREKLSRSGVHLDLGAFMGDAP
- a CDS encoding AAA family ATPase; its protein translation is MRGTAVFFDPQPPVAGALAVDSGSTGPVFSEIVDLRDHVETMSDDDTLVLGPDLADDEAFEVAHFTRAHRPGVEIILVRHEITTPLLQEALRARMSAVVDHRDNRQLRTEVRRSLNRSPGPEQPFPEKAGTRRGRVLTVFAAKGGSGKTMLAVNLAATLADRGHRQVCVVDLDLAFGDVAIAMQLFPAHTIADAVPLGGDIDSSAVAAILTQHSAGLSAIVAPTEPGTAESIPPKLIAHLLDVLRDEFDYIVVDTPPAFDDQVLAALDVSDLITLIVTPDVPALKTLKITVETLIELGYPRDRLRLVLNRSDSRVGISHAEVEKTAVMPLAGQIPSSRDVPASVNRGVPIVQDDPRHPVSQAIAQFAQDEVIGVGAQRRQRPRRRRFLR
- a CDS encoding SAF domain-containing protein, which encodes MGRRTLLLITSVLLAAVGTAMVAVYVRQADERAAGDEATALYLVAARKIPQGTTIAAGDLTTREMRVRDEPTTSVTDLDAATGRAALADILEGTTLDTRVLGRPGAQAEAAIHQGELGVDVLLQDPNRAISLLGIGSRVRIYYLDTAGQARQLVRQARVISIGGALRESGAAGPDGTNSVGSGTVPSSVVGLSVGPKVAQAIIAAVGRQQLLYFAVIPSTDVTPDDGDG